In Harmonia axyridis chromosome 6, icHarAxyr1.1, whole genome shotgun sequence, a single window of DNA contains:
- the LOC123682973 gene encoding reversion-inducing cysteine-rich protein with Kazal motifs: protein MTIGTRSSAIWIFGFLTVLWCGDSVSAQDLMCCLHATGSCRNVCEKISLVDLAANSGLRNQTTQEVQKYCSSQLTTFWECLNATFRDISKGENWSGRYCCQVPNSESCRRACITATSPYDLAQGCRQSDEIAFFSCLDRQREGDSCCSNARTDDCRDACLDIFRSRLSPSNYQRQRVKDICDTTSPDVSSCIKDFVQVTPINPKRLSHCCDMSNKSKCRETCKRILSTTENTLQSLLDDLEVGGCGPFLLQDFFWQCFFQSPETPTTSVGGSIISRVGIDSAKWHCCQRANNPQCQRLCSKTFSKSWITYWKDFQMKCLNQSSEENLRNCIDEVDEPCELGCDGLSFCTNFNNRPTQLFRSCTTQADDAARNDVSYWQTGNRFSLFGMSLPLKNTTNCTPNLWQTVACTLEIKPCSRHTHSTQICRQDCLDILSQCVDWGEMEAEHSADTICSSISPQDPTASCISLEQFTTPLENVPQRIAAQVSSPCKGSPCEANEVCVVDHSCVHGTRCSPYTCEPGCKLGNVSEYMVPHGTYVRIPIPNNPRGCLKICKCNKGRIEECQPLICIPLSPCALGNTQQSHGSSFDVECNHCSCYAEEVICSKKQCETSALSGRNTAYTTLPCNCPPHFIPVCGSNGNSYPSACLAKCAMLSDSNIDLQPWQDPCKTQKCPIGYKCVPDPKVCLSLMHKPCTQYICVNGSTNCRNLPEDPVCDTENRQYPNSCFLAHNNARFSYKGPCLKNCQNNGQVCGINGRTYSSECAAFADMVSVDYLGPCVAVGLITETKSPSCPNVICKELSNPNCLGITPPGACCPICGGALRLLYSRKQIDRALYALQNESTDSLTLRALLKSLERQIQVVQCTLRGYLTVELDVFVSVQSTERNPTDIQLEACIREAEKLASLINLQSPRIASELSLSSLTSAKIVHTFDTSGASSDSCTSTLTILMVSIAIVLFHR, encoded by the exons ACATATCCAAGGGAGAAAACTGGTCTGGCAGATACTGTTGCCAAGTTCCAAACAGCGAAAGTTGTCGAAGGGCCTGTATAACAGCCACCTCACCCTACGATTTGGCCCAAGGATGTCGTCAGAGCGACGAAATTGCCTTCTTCAGCTGTCTAGACCGCCAGAGAGAGGGGGATAGCTGTTGCTCTAATGCAAGAACAGATGATTGCAGAGATGCTTGCTTGGATATATTTAGGAGCAGGCTGAGTCCCAGCAATTACCAACGACAAAGAGTCAAAGATATATGTGATACCACTAGTCCCGATGTCAGCTCATGCATCAAAGATTTCGTACAAGTTACGCCAATCAATCCCAAAAGAC TAAGCCATTGCTGTGATATGTCCAACAAAAGTAAATGTAGAGAAACGTGCAAAAGAATCTTATCTACCACTGAAAATACTCTACAATCTTTATTAGATGATCTGGAAGTTGGAGGGTGTGGACCATTTTTACTACAG gatTTCTTCTGGCAATGCTTCTTCCAATCACCAGAAACTCCAACGACCTCAGTGGGAGGATCTATAATTTCTCGAGTTGGAATAGATAGCGCCAAATGGCATTGCTGTCAGAGAGCAAACAACCCTCAATGCCAAAGGCTGTGTTCCAAAACGTTCAGTAAATCATGGATCACGTACTGGAAAGATTTCCAGATGAAATGCTTGAATCAATCTTCAGAGGAGAATTTGAGGAACTGCATTGACGAAG TTGACGAACCCTGTGAACTAGGCTGCGACGGCCTGAGTTTCTGCACAAACTTCAACAACCGACCAACTCAGCTCTTTCGATCCTGCACAACCCAAGCAGACGACGCTGCAAGAAACGACGTGAGTTACTGGCAAACCGGAAACAGGTTCTCCCTCTTCGGCATGAGTCTCCCGTTGAAAAACACCACCAACTGCACTCCAAACCTCTGGCAAACCGTTGCTTGCACTCTAGAAATCAAGCCGTGTTCACGCCACACACATTCTACCCAAATCTGCCGACAGGACTGCTTGGACATCTTATCCCAATGCGTGGACTGGGGTGAGATGGAAGCTGAACACTCTGCGGACACCATCTGTTCCAGTATATCACCGCAAGATCCCACAGCTTCATGCATCAGTTTGGAGCAGTTCACAACACCTCTGGAGAATGTCCCTCAGAGAATAGCTGCCCAGGTGTCTTCACCGTGTAAGGGAAGCCCTTGTGAGGCCAACGAAGTCTGTGTTGTCGATCACAGTTGCGTTCATGGTACTCGTTGTTCACCATACACCTGCGAACCGGGTTGCAAGCTTGGAAACGTGAGTGAGTACATGGTACCCCATGGTACCTACGTTAGGATCCCTATACCTAACAATCCGAGAGGTTGTCTGAAGATATGCAAGTGCAACAAGGGTAGAATCGAAGAATGCCAACCTTTAATTTGTATCCCTTTGTCACCTTGCGCTCTGGGAAATACCCAACAATCTCACGGATCTTCATTCGATGTTGAGTGCAACCATTGCAGTTGTTATGCTGAAGAAGTTATATGCAGTAAGAAGCAATGTGAGACGAGTGCTTTGAGTGGCAGGAATACTGCGTATACTACGTTACCGTGCAATTGTCCACCTCATTTCATTCCTGTTTGTGGTAGCAATGGTAATTCATATCCATCAGCTTGCTTAGCGAA ATGTGCGATGCTCAGTGATTCTAACATTGATCTTCAACCATGGCAAGACCCCTGTAAAACTCAGAAATGCCCAATTGGTTACAAATGTGTACCTGATCCAAAAGTATGCCTTTCACTTATGCACAAGCCTTGTACGCAATATATATGTG TGAACGGCTCCACCAATTGTAGAAATCTCCCAGAGGATCCAGTATGCGACACCGAGAATCGGCAATATCCAAATTCTTGCTTCCTTGCCCATAACAACGCTAGATTCTCCTACAAAGGACCTTGCCTCAAGAACTGTCAAAACAACGGACAAGTCTGCGGCATTAACGGTCGAACCTACTCATCAGAGTGCGCTGCCTTTGCTGACATGGTTTCTGTGGACTACCTAGGACCCTGTGTTGCTGTTGGACTCATAACCGAAACAAAAAGTCCAAGTTGTCCTAACGTTATATGCAAAGAACTATCAAACCCTAATTGTTTAGGGATAACACCACCTGGAGCTTGCTGTCCTATTTGTGGAGGTGCATTGAGGCTATTATATTCGAGGAAACAGATAGACCGAGCTCTCTACGCCCTTCAGAACGAAAGTACTGACTCTTTGACTCTTAGAGCTCTTCTTAAGTCACTCGAGAGGCAGATTCAAGTAGTCCAGTGTACATTACGTGGTTACCTGACAGTGGAACTGGATGTTTTCGTTTCTGTTCAATCGACAGAGAGAAACCCTACTGATATACAGCTTGAAGCTTGCATAAGAGAGGCTGAGAAGTTGGCCAGCCTGATAAACCTGCAGAGTCCCAGAATAGCTAGTGAACTGAGTCTCAGTTCTTTAACTTCAGCGAAGATCGTTCATACGTTTGATACTTCTGGAGCTTCTTCTGACTCTTGTACATCCACGTTAACAATTCTGATGGTTTCAATTGCTATTGTTTTATTTCACAGGTGA